The following nucleotide sequence is from Aneurinibacillus soli.
GCGACGATATTTTAACACCTCTCTTTGTACAATAGGTATTCCTTTTTCGTCCAAGCCTATCTTCAAATCATACGTAACAAGTGGCTCTGTAGGCATCGGACGAAATTTAATTTCAATTTCTATCGGTCCTTTCTGTCCTCTAGAAACCACTTCTTTATACCCGCCTCTTTTAGTTAAGGCAGCTCGAACATTATTTTTCAAAGAGTCATGAAGAAAGCCGAAGATATCAAACAATGTTGATTTACCAACCCCATTAGCTCCTAAAAATATCGCCATATTGGGCATATTTGTTAAAGTGACGTCTTTAAACACTTTGTAATTCTTAATCCTAATAGCCTCTATTTTCAATCCGTTCACCCCCTTTCCATTATACTACCCTATTCCTGCCTGATTAAAGAAAAAACGTGCCCTCCTCTCTTTGATGTACGAGGGCACGAAATTTGTCTAACTTACATAACGCGGACGGTCGATGTGGGGCGCATTCGGTACAGGAATCGTTGCCCATGGCAACGTATAGCGGTCCACTCGTGCTACCATTACCGTCATATCATCATGAATTTCACCATAGTGATGGCGAATCACCAGTTCAAGCAGACAGTCAGCCACCTCCTGAGGGTCATTTGTTTTCAACTCAGAAATTTTACGCTTCATCCATAAATTTTTATTCTCAACTGTACGAGCCGCTTCATAAATGCCGTCCGTTATCATGATAAGAAGATCACCTGGCTTTAACTGCTGGCTTACAATGTCCACGTCGATGTCGTCAATGATGCCGATCGGCAAATTATTGGCCGAGATCGGAATGACCTGATCACCGCGCTTGATGAAGCTTGGCGTAGAGCCAGTTTTGATGAATTTAGCTTTCGCATTGTGCAGATCAATGAGCGCAAGATCTACCGTCGCAAATATTTCATCCGGCGAGCGCAGGGACAGCACAGTATTCACTGATTTGATGCTGAGCGCTTCTTCCATACCGGATTCGAGAAGCTGCTGCAGCAGCTCAAGCGTAGCGGAACTCTCCCGGTATGCCCGCTCGCCATTTCCCATGCCATCGCTCATCGCGAGCGCCATTTTGCCCGGCCCGAACTCCATGATTTTAAAGCAATCACCGGATAATAGCTGTCCTCCTTTGGCGGCTCCGGCTACCCCTGTCAGTAATTCAAACTCCTGGGCCGATCCAAGACACATTTTGCATGATCCATCTGCAAAAGCCTGGCACCCTTTTTCTTTCACCGTAACTTTCTCGCCGAGAATGTCCGTCAACAGTGGCGCAATCAGCTTCGAACATTCATCCCGTCCCTGGCAGTACGGCTGAACAATCTCAATATCCACCTTCCCTTCTTCTAGGTTCAATATGTCGACATCCCGCACTGAGAGCCCCATCCCGTCAAGTGCCTGCAAAATCTGCTGTTCCTGCAGATGCAGATGAATGCCTTCTTTTTGCAATTCTCCGGCAAAATTATGCATCACACGCGATACCCCGGCCAGCTGCTCCGCCACAAGACGTCTGCTGTCTGCAATTTGCTGCTTTAAATACAGCTGGTTCTGCCAGCGGACAAATTCCCGTTCCATCCCCTGCATCACACGCTCCTGCCGCACACATTTGCGCAGGAATTCTTTCGGCATATCGTTAACCGTAACTTCCCCCTCACGCTTCATCACGTGAACCATGTCGCTCATAAACTCATACGTCCCTTCAAAATTGCGGGTCCAGCACTGCTCCCGCTTCCAGCAACGATCACACGTATGCCTTGTTACCTCTGCCAAAAACGCATCTACCTGCATCTCCTCACTTGCCTCCTCCACAAGATGAGGATTCACGAACGTATCAGACAGTTTGGTAAACAAGCGCGAGAATTGCTCAATTCGATCGACGGTCACATCCCGCACTTTGCGTAAATACTGCTGCTGGGACGACTCGTTCTCTTCCGTACCCGGAATAAAGGTGGCAATCTCGTTCATCACTGACCGCGGCGTAAACAGGAACAGCATAACCGCAATAAATGTCTCCAGCGTTGACTGCAAAATCTCTCGATGCTCTCCTACATATAGCGTCAGGATCGACGAACCCATCAATAAGCCTGCGGCAATAATCAGCTTATTGCCCTCACGAAGCAATCCGGCCAAAAGGCCAGAAAATGCTAGCAGGCTAATCTGATAGACAGCCTGAACATTCGCCAGACTTAGTACCAGGCCGGTCACGACCCCGACAGCCGCTCCAACTGTCCCCCCTCCAACTGCCGCAAATAGCAGCACAAGATAGCGAGCCAGAACGTTATCAACTGCTATATCTTGCACAATCCAGCCTGCCGTTCCTGTCATGACAGAAGCTAATAAAATAATCAGGCAAATAATCTCTTCGGTTCGCAAATGATTGGCGTTTCGCCGCATCGTAAGGATAGGAATCGCATGCACGAAGATGTGAGCTAGAATCAGGCTCAGCACAGCTTCGACCACATTCATGAATGCCGCATATAACCCGAGATGTCCTGCAAAATAGTCAACGGTATTACTTGCAAGGAGGACCGCGAGAAATGAGAGAAGGGGCGCGTAATGCAAGTCGGACTTTTTTCGCCGCTCCAAAATACTTAGCATCACGACAATCAGAGCCATTGCCGTAAAATTTGACGCCGCGATTCCTGTTGACTGCATGGCGCTGCCCGCGACGACTGAGAACATAATTAGCAGCAGCCTGTTTTTCTTGAGGAAATACATAACAGCGAAAAAAGGGACAGCGAATGGCGAGAGCTCCTGCAAGATCACGGCTCGCCCAAGTAAGAGCCCCATGAGAAGATGAAGCGCACCCCATCGTGTGGCAACACTTGTAATCCACCATTTTCCTTTTTCACCCATCTGCTGGCCTGCCTGTTGAATTGAATCAGACACTCTCATTTTTCCTGTCCATTTTGCTGATGCCTGGTTTGCCATCGTCAACACCACCTATTCGGATTTTGGTGATTCCCATTATAAGCACATGCCAAACGGATAATTTGTCAAAATTTCAGAATATTTAATAAAAAAATTCCGACAATTTATACGCTGCTTTTCGGGAGATGTCGACGTTTCGACGGCAGGAAAATGACAAGAAAAAAGAGAGGCATTTCACCCCTCAACCGTTGGTATTACTGTGTTTTTTTGTTTTTTTCAGGCGTGATGAAGATGACTTCACCCTGCTTTGAAAGAAAGAGCTGTTGGCGAGCCAGTTCTGCAATATACTGGCTATCATTTAAGCGCTTCACCTGTGATTCGAGTTCTTTCTGCTTTTGCTTTGCTTCATCTGCCTGGCGCTGTAAATCCGCGAAACTGCGCTGTTTTTCGGCCAGTTCATGGCTTTGCTCATAGTACGTATACCCGGCCCATCCCAGAAACAGAACGACAAAAATCTGCAAAACACGCATTCGGCGCTTACGTCCGTAGTTTTGTGGCGTAGATTGCGGTTTCTGCATAGTCTTCCACCTTTCCTGTGTGGTCACGTTACATTTTCTTACCTTTTAGCCACGCAGTCAAGGCTTGCCATCGTTTCGTACCATATCGCTTTGCCCGGCCAAGCGGTTTTCGGATTCGGCTCCATGCTGCATTCCAGATCCATCGCCCCACCCACTGGAACGGACGCAAGAGCCATTGCCCGGTAACGAGCAGGCAGGTCAGGAGAAAAAGGGCAATCCTCTTGACTACCCGATACAAGAAAAGAATCGGGACGACAAGCAAGTAATAGCCTGTACGAAGCAGAAGCCGATACAGCCACAGGCCAAACGCGATAATCCGATTCAGCAGGGCAAGATACGGACGCCTAAACATCAGGAAGTAGACAATCGCGCCGATCCCGATTCCAAAAAAGATATAGAGACGCACGACGCCTTCATTCACCCGTAGCAGTGTACCAAACACGAGAAACATACAGCTTATCCAGAACAAAAAATCACATAGCCAGACGAGCCAGCGAGTCAGGTGGCAGCGCCGCTCAAACGTCCGGTATGTATCATACAAAATCCCCACTGCGCCCCCACACAGTACCATCGCCAGCATCGTTACGGCTTGCCCGGTAAGCGTCACTTAAAGATCCGGCCAAACAACCCTTTGGCCTTCTCCCCCTGATATGCTTCGTCGATATACTCCATCGCAAATACGATGCCCTCTATCGACACTTGCCCCGTCTCAAGGCTCAAGTTTTTCATATGCAGATTTTTCCCTTTTATCGTCAGGAACCCCGCCTCCGTTTGCAGGAGAAATTCCTCATGATCGAAGCTCTCAACTTTTAGCACGCCTGTGATATCAAGCTTCTTACGGTTGATCATCACGACATCATGGCGGATCTGTTTCTTCGGATTCGTGTCCATCATCGCGGCATACCCTCCTTTTTATACCATCGTATGGAGGAGAGCCGTCCTTTAGAACAGAAAAAAGACGAGCCTCATATGGCCCGTCTCTCTGTATGCTTACCAGATGCCCGTATCGACATTTTCCCGATCTTCACGTGGAATCATTTCTTCTTTCAGTAGCGTGTAGAGTGTTGCCGCCTCGTCTTTCTTTGTTGTGTCCAGTAGTTTCTCTACTTTGACGGTAACGGTCTTATTGCCGTACCGTACGGCCAACTCATCACCGACTTTCACACTGGCGCTTGACTTGGCTGCCTGACCATTAATAGTAACGCGCCCCTGATCACACACTTCTTTGGCAAGGGTACGTCGCTTAACGAGACGCGACACCTTGAGATACTTATCCAATCTCATTCTGTTTCCTCCTCTTTTTCTTCTTGTTTCGCCGCCTGCCACAACGCCTCCATATCATCAAGTGTTACGTCCTCGAACGCTTTGCCCGCTTCCTCAAGACTTTGCTCGATATAGGAGAACCGGGAATAAAATTTCTTATTTGTCAGTGCCAGTGCTTCCTCCGGATCAATCTTCATGAAGCGGGCAACGTTTACGATGGCAAACAGCAAATCCCCCAGTTCCTCCCGCTGATGTTCCGGTGTTGTCGCCTCACGAAGCTCCTGCCATTCTTCTTTTACTTTATCCAATACTTCTTCAAGCTCGTCCCAGTCAAATCCGACCTGAGCCGCTTTCTTCTGGTACTTGTACGCCTTCATCAGCGCAGGCAAGTCGCGCGGAACACCATCTAAGCGTGATGCTGCCCGATCAGTGCCCTTCTCTTTCTTCTCTTCTTTCTTAATGGCTTCCCAATTCTGAAGGGCTTCCACCTCGTTGCCCGCCTCTGATGTACCAAACACATGCGGATGGCGGCGAATCAGCTTTTCATTTAACCCGGCAATGATATCCCGGACAGTAAAGTAACCATCCTCTTCTGCC
It contains:
- the spoIIE gene encoding stage II sporulation protein E; this translates as MANQASAKWTGKMRVSDSIQQAGQQMGEKGKWWITSVATRWGALHLLMGLLLGRAVILQELSPFAVPFFAVMYFLKKNRLLLIMFSVVAGSAMQSTGIAASNFTAMALIVVMLSILERRKKSDLHYAPLLSFLAVLLASNTVDYFAGHLGLYAAFMNVVEAVLSLILAHIFVHAIPILTMRRNANHLRTEEIICLIILLASVMTGTAGWIVQDIAVDNVLARYLVLLFAAVGGGTVGAAVGVVTGLVLSLANVQAVYQISLLAFSGLLAGLLREGNKLIIAAGLLMGSSILTLYVGEHREILQSTLETFIAVMLFLFTPRSVMNEIATFIPGTEENESSQQQYLRKVRDVTVDRIEQFSRLFTKLSDTFVNPHLVEEASEEMQVDAFLAEVTRHTCDRCWKREQCWTRNFEGTYEFMSDMVHVMKREGEVTVNDMPKEFLRKCVRQERVMQGMEREFVRWQNQLYLKQQIADSRRLVAEQLAGVSRVMHNFAGELQKEGIHLHLQEQQILQALDGMGLSVRDVDILNLEEGKVDIEIVQPYCQGRDECSKLIAPLLTDILGEKVTVKEKGCQAFADGSCKMCLGSAQEFELLTGVAGAAKGGQLLSGDCFKIMEFGPGKMALAMSDGMGNGERAYRESSATLELLQQLLESGMEEALSIKSVNTVLSLRSPDEIFATVDLALIDLHNAKAKFIKTGSTPSFIKRGDQVIPISANNLPIGIIDDIDVDIVSQQLKPGDLLIMITDGIYEAARTVENKNLWMKRKISELKTNDPQEVADCLLELVIRHHYGEIHDDMTVMVARVDRYTLPWATIPVPNAPHIDRPRYVS
- a CDS encoding FtsB family cell division protein, which produces MQKPQSTPQNYGRKRRMRVLQIFVVLFLGWAGYTYYEQSHELAEKQRSFADLQRQADEAKQKQKELESQVKRLNDSQYIAELARQQLFLSKQGEVIFITPEKNKKTQ
- the yabQ gene encoding spore cortex biosynthesis protein YabQ codes for the protein MTLTGQAVTMLAMVLCGGAVGILYDTYRTFERRCHLTRWLVWLCDFLFWISCMFLVFGTLLRVNEGVVRLYIFFGIGIGAIVYFLMFRRPYLALLNRIIAFGLWLYRLLLRTGYYLLVVPILFLYRVVKRIALFLLTCLLVTGQWLLRPFQWVGRWIWNAAWSRIRKPLGRAKRYGTKRWQALTAWLKGKKM
- the yabP gene encoding sporulation protein YabP: MMDTNPKKQIRHDVVMINRKKLDITGVLKVESFDHEEFLLQTEAGFLTIKGKNLHMKNLSLETGQVSIEGIVFAMEYIDEAYQGEKAKGLFGRIFK
- a CDS encoding RNA-binding S4 domain-containing protein, producing the protein MRLDKYLKVSRLVKRRTLAKEVCDQGRVTINGQAAKSSASVKVGDELAVRYGNKTVTVKVEKLLDTTKKDEAATLYTLLKEEMIPREDRENVDTGIW